The Metallosphaera hakonensis JCM 8857 = DSM 7519 genome includes the window TGCAGAGAATTTCCTTTCTAACTTGGGAGAACTTCCTATCTCGATTCTTGATAAAATAAGATCTCTTCCTTCGCTCTTGAAGATGGGCAAATATATGCCCAAGGAGAAAAAGCCCGCCTTTAGCGAGGATAAAGACCTAAACCTACAGAGGATCCCCGCAACTAAGACGTGGCCCAAGGACGCGGGAAGATACATGACCTTCTCCATTGTGATAACGAGGGATCCTGAAAGGGAGGTCAATAACCTAAGCGTGTACAGGATTCAGATATTGAATGAACGGGAAGCCTTGATTCATTGGCAGGCCTTCAAGAGAGGGTCGCTCTCGGCTGCCAAGTATAGAGATCAGGGGATAACTAGGGTTCCTGTTGCCATTGTTAACGGCGTAGATCCGATTATAGCTTTTACTGCAGCTTCTCCGGTCCCCCCAGGACTTGATAAGTATCTCTTTGCTGGGATACTTAGGAATGAGGGAGTTGATGTAGTACAACTCGGAAACGGTATCCTTGTACCGGCTCACGCCGAGTCGGTATTCGAGGGTTACGTTGACTTAAGTGATCTGAGATTGGAGGGACCTTTCGGGGATCATTTGGGTTACTACACACCGCAGGACTATTATCCGGTCTTTAAGTTGGAGAAGGCCTATGTAAGGGAAAATCCAGTTTATCACGTTACCTCAGTAGGTAAACCTCCATTAGAGGACGCATGGATAGGTAAGGCTGTGGAAAGGATATTTCTTCCCTTTCTGAAAATGATTATCCCTGACCTAGTAGATATGAACCTTCCAGAATACGGTCTTTTCACAGGAATAGGTATATTCTCTATCAAGAAAAGATATCCAGGTCAGGCAAGAAGAGCAATGATGTCAGTTTGGGGAACTGGACAGTTAAGTTTTCTGAAGACCATAATAATAGTAGACTCAGACGTAAATATTCATGATATAAACCAAGTTATCTACGCGTTAGCCAGTACCGTAGACCCGCAGAGAGATGTAATGATAGTGACCAACGCCTTGAACGATAGCTTAGATCATACCGTCCCCAGCCCTCCTTTGGGTAGTAAAATGGGGATAGACGCTACGAGAAAATTTAAGGAAGAGCTGGGGAGAGATTGGCCTGAGGAGGTAAGAAGTGATCCCGAAACAGTAAAGCGTATATCTGAGGTCTGGAACGAAATAAAGTCTAGATGGATAGGTCCTCCCTCAAAGTGAAGTCACCTTTCTTGAAGATTACGCTTACTGCTATCACCTCCAGTCCTCTCGTTGGGATCTCCAACTTATTGACAGTTTTTTCAATGACATTTTCTTCAGAGATAACACGCCTTCCTCTTTCGTCAGTGGGACTTAAGGAAGTAACGCTGTATTTAACAATTACCTCCCTGATATGAAGGGGATTACCATTAACTGTTTCCAATATAACCTTTTCTCCCTCTACCCTAGCCTTAAACTCTGTCATACTACCACTGGATACCCAATATGGTAATAACATGTATTATGTATATCCCTTCTTAAACCCGAAATAGCATCAAGATAGATATTAGAGCTTACATGACCAGTAAAGTAGAGGAGTTCGTTAAGAACTGGAACGGAAAACAGGAGCCTGGTATTGGGGAGAGGGTGAAGGGTGCTTTCAAACAGAAGCAACCATTAAGGTACAAGCTGGTCACTGCTAATTACAAATTGAAGACAACTATAAACAGACTTGACGTTTACATATCAAAGATGCAAGAAAGGGACAGGATTCTATTTGAAAGAATCATTACTGCCCAAATGTCCAAGGATAATGCTAGGGCATCGATGTACGCTAACGAGATAGCAGAGATAAGGAAAATGACAAAGCAGATGATGGGAGTACAGATAGCCTTGGAGCAAGTACAGCTCAGATTGGAGACCGTAACAGAGGTGGCGGATGTCTTCAATAGTCTAATACCAGTTATCGGTGTAGTCAGGGAGCTGAAGAATGCGATTAAGGGCGTAATGCCAGAGATCAGTATGGAAATAGCTGACATAGAAGAGGGGTTACAGGAGGTAGTAATTGAGGCAGGAGACTTCACTGGAGCCAGTCTAGAACAAGCGCCTTCGAGTCCAGAGGCCAGGAAGATATTGCAAGAGGCAAGCATGATAGCGGAGCAGAGAATGAAGGAGAACTTCCCAGACCTACCTGCCCTTGTTAGTACTGCTCAGAAATCCGAGAATGGTAACGGAGCTAAATGATTAATCTTTTTATATCTTTAACGTATTTACACCACTAGTTTTTTGTTAGCTTTAATATTCTAAGCAGATTTTTAAGGTTAGGTTCATAAAAGATAGTGGGGATATCTTATTGGTTACTCAAATTTTGAAAGAAGAGGGTATCCTTCCGTTCTCCAGAATAAGGAAAGACATGGTGGAACTTGCTGGAGGAAAGGGAGCTAACCTCGGGGAACTCCTTAGCCAGGGGATCCGCGTACCCCCTGGCTTTGTTATTACCTCTAAGGCTTACTCGTACTTCCTAGATTATAACGGTTTAAGGGATCAGATTGTTTCAATTCTAAATGAGGAGAGCTCCTCTGAAAGGGCCAGTGAGAGAATTAAGGCTTTGATTCTCAGTTCAAAGGTTCCTCAGGACCTAG containing:
- a CDS encoding UbiD family decarboxylase; amino-acid sequence: MPFKDLRDYLNYMSSKGKLIEVNKEVDTNLEIAELGRMATYSNLPPLLFTNVRGFPGWKVITNVYYSMEGMKELFGTDKLEGIAENFLSNLGELPISILDKIRSLPSLLKMGKYMPKEKKPAFSEDKDLNLQRIPATKTWPKDAGRYMTFSIVITRDPEREVNNLSVYRIQILNEREALIHWQAFKRGSLSAAKYRDQGITRVPVAIVNGVDPIIAFTAASPVPPGLDKYLFAGILRNEGVDVVQLGNGILVPAHAESVFEGYVDLSDLRLEGPFGDHLGYYTPQDYYPVFKLEKAYVRENPVYHVTSVGKPPLEDAWIGKAVERIFLPFLKMIIPDLVDMNLPEYGLFTGIGIFSIKKRYPGQARRAMMSVWGTGQLSFLKTIIIVDSDVNIHDINQVIYALASTVDPQRDVMIVTNALNDSLDHTVPSPPLGSKMGIDATRKFKEELGRDWPEEVRSDPETVKRISEVWNEIKSRWIGPPSK
- the cdvB1/B2 gene encoding cell division protein CdvB1/B2, whose translation is MTSKVEEFVKNWNGKQEPGIGERVKGAFKQKQPLRYKLVTANYKLKTTINRLDVYISKMQERDRILFERIITAQMSKDNARASMYANEIAEIRKMTKQMMGVQIALEQVQLRLETVTEVADVFNSLIPVIGVVRELKNAIKGVMPEISMEIADIEEGLQEVVIEAGDFTGASLEQAPSSPEARKILQEASMIAEQRMKENFPDLPALVSTAQKSENGNGAK